The following proteins come from a genomic window of Triticum aestivum cultivar Chinese Spring chromosome 6A, IWGSC CS RefSeq v2.1, whole genome shotgun sequence:
- the LOC123127414 gene encoding uncharacterized protein → MGIPLEKVWVRLSGVPETLLNDYLIVVSLGSLLGKTEKVDMPFTGLHGEVRLLVGVVNADYIPDFVPWTYDGMSYDLDIVVEEVQQANNNYGNTDVDMTDGGDGSRDGGGDPGMGGNPSDHSGKDKPARKPTQSTEPKTDKGSAPPTTPAASLRFGSFQAMSAPSRLWGDRVEIEDSDDDLPTQGVVVEEHRQMTNEVPPQLTSPRRPVTPVVTEVSMAAVTVEGRPSAILPSPTVEGSRPSRSLSPRSTSSTQVVSRSGNDDSTSAEICASDVANTDTVVEQFGRPVSPIASDLVGHTAGGHSPAGVALEDVIAFGGIPKPSSGNRRFSHRIQGRPDADDIQMG, encoded by the coding sequence ATGGGGATACCGCTAGAAAAGGTTTGGGTCAGACTCTCAGGAGTTCCAGAGACTCTTCTTAATGACTATCTTATTGTTGTGAGTCTTGGCTCTCTGTTAGGTAAAACAGAGAAGGTGGACATGCCATTCACAGGCCTGCATGGAGAGGTGAGGCTACTTGTCGGTGTTGTGAATGCGGATTATATTCCAGACTTCGTACCATGGACTTATGATGGGATGTCTTATGATCTCGATATTGTGGTTGAGGAGGTTCAGCAGGCAAATAATAATTATGGGAATACTGATGTTGATATGACTGATGGTGGAGATGGTAGTCGTGATGGTGGTGGCGACCCAGGGATGGGAGGCAACCCCAGCGACCACAGTGGAAAGGACAAGCCGGCCAGAAAACCCACACAATCGACTGAGCCGAAGACCGACAAGGGGTCGGCACCCCCAACCACTCCGGCAGCATCTCTCCGTTTTGGTTCGTTTCAGGCGATGTCCGCACCGAGTCGTCTTTGGGGTGACCGTGTGGAGATAGAGGACTCTGATGATGATCTTCCAacacagggggtggtggtggaggagcaccgACAGATGACGAATGAGGTTCCACCGCAGCTGACGTCTCCTCGCCGCCCAGTCACCCCAGTGGTGACAGAGGTGTCTATGGCGGCGGTGACAGTGGAGGGACGGCCGTCGGCGATCTTGCCTTCTCCTACAGTGGAGGGCTCTAGACCATCTCGCTCTTTGTCACCACGTTCGACCAGCTCGACACAGGTGGTGTCCAGGTCGGGCAATGATGATAGCACATCGGCGGAGATCTGTGCTTCGGATGTCGCGAATACTGATACCGTGGTGGAGCAGTTCGGGAGGCCGGTGTCTCCCATTGCTTCTGACTTAGTCGGGCATACGGCTGGCGGCCACAGCCCGGCCGGAGTCGCTTTGGAGGACGTCATCGCCTTTGGAGGTATTCCGAAACCTAGTTCCGGTAACAGACGGTTCAGTCACCGGATCCAGGGTCGGCCGGACGCGGATGACATACAGATGGGGTGA